In Humulus lupulus chromosome 7, drHumLupu1.1, whole genome shotgun sequence, the following are encoded in one genomic region:
- the LOC133792488 gene encoding uncharacterized protein LOC133792488, with protein MHNNKNHHYRRRSPPVIHGISAGICYYRRKSAGKVPPLINGRYYHHYRPFDTTRRYCTITGGLIEAGVRRCCATLTPFDRIITGGFIMRTHIFPFLNILLPLSFSFILSTFHLSLVASSSSNLIQGTCKKCSDTDPNLSYNFCTVSFESSPDGRRCADLRDLGLVSIRLTKNNVTSTRHFIKHLLHNDNNKKKLDPYVKACLRDCMELFNDAVLTIKVAVKDYKAKRYDDANIGLSSVIDASSTCEDGFKETDETKKHVVSPLSKRMYYRRVSAGNTYITGGVRRYYSAGNTASAEVRRYYSAGNTASADVRRYYSAGYTASAEVRRYFTAGLKLLPAGSAGITITRYPGPPLYPLSRR; from the exons atgcaCAACAACAAAAATCACCATTACCGGCGGAGGAGCCCGCCGGTAATACATGGTATATCCGCCGGTATTTGTTATTACCGGCGGAAATCCGCCGGTAAAGTCCCGCCATTAATAAACGGTCGGTATTATCACCATTACCGACCGTTTGACACTACCCGCCGGTATTGCActattaccggcggattaatagaggcggGCGTCCGCCGGTGTTGTGCAACGCTGACACCGTTTGACcggattattaccggcgggttcATCATGAGAACTCATATTTTTCCTTTCCTCAATATTTTACTTCCTCTTTCCTTCTCTTTCATCCTCTCAACTTTCCATCTCTCCCTAgtagcttcttcttcttcaaatctcATCCAAGGCACCTGCAAAAAGTGTTCCGACACCGACCCAAATCTCAGTTACAACTTTTGCACAGTCTCCTTCGAGTCTTCTCCCGACGGTCGCCGGTGCGCCGATCTCCGAGACTTGGGTCTCGTCTCGATAAGATTGACCAAAAACAACGTGACTTCTACTAGGCATTTCATAAAACACCTTCTCCACAATGACAATAATAAGAAGAAATTGGACCCTTATGTGAAGGCTTGCTTGAGAGACTGTATGGAGCTGTTTAATGATGCGGTGTTGACAATCAAAGTGGCTGTGAAGGATTACAAGGCGAAGCGATACGATGACGCGAATATAGGTTTGAGTTCGGTGATTGACGCTTCATCGACGTGTGAGGATGGGTTTAAGGAGACCGATGAAACCAAAAAGCACGTTGTTTCGCCTTTGTCGAAGAGAATG TATTACCGGCGGGTCTCCGCCGGTAATACATACATCACCGGCGGGGTCCGCCGGTATTACTCCGCCGGTAATACAGCATCGGCGGAGGTCCGCCGGTATTACTCCGCCGGTAATACAGCATCGGCGGACGTCCGCCGGTATTACTCCGCCGGTTATACAGCATCGGCGGAGGTCCGCCGGTATTTCACCGCCGGTCTTAAACTATTACCGGCGGGTTCCGCCGGTATTACCATAACCCGCTACCCCGGCCCGCCGCTATATCCCTTATCCCGCCGGTAA